In Bacteriovorax sp. Seq25_V, the following are encoded in one genomic region:
- a CDS encoding DUF1304 domain-containing protein: protein MTIFKFFVTITAILHILFFKLESIDFMKDHVLKRFALTKEQGQVIKIWALNQGFYNLFLALGLFYSLYLGNGMGIFLARYILFVILGAAFVLFASAPKKYIPALIQGLPALAGIIASFFG from the coding sequence ATGACCATATTTAAATTCTTTGTCACGATTACCGCAATTTTACATATTCTTTTTTTTAAGCTTGAAAGTATCGACTTTATGAAAGACCACGTTTTAAAAAGATTTGCTCTAACAAAGGAACAAGGGCAGGTCATTAAAATTTGGGCCTTAAATCAAGGATTCTACAATCTCTTCCTGGCCCTTGGACTTTTCTATTCTCTTTATCTTGGCAATGGAATGGGGATATTTTTAGCGCGTTATATTCTATTTGTAATTTTAGGTGCAGCCTTTGTTCTCTTTGCTTCTGCTCCTAAGAAATATATTCCTGCACTCATACAGGGGTTACCGGCACTAGCGGGTATTATAGCAAGTTTTTTTGGATAA